From a single Cytophagales bacterium WSM2-2 genomic region:
- a CDS encoding peptidase has product MYFNYRYPFLDESNLQKENIQLKAEWQVLNSQLKDASKQLTELEDNDDNNFRVILGMEPLSSEQREAGVGGREKASAEIEYPLIRDAVNISEKIRNRLTVESHSMNELKNQLVDNEKEWAARPAIQPINNKHLTQLFLVFGNRFHPLLGYSRPHNGLDFAAPYNSPIYATGDGIVTYASGGTTYGNVVFVDHGYGFETRYAHMTKYIVGIGQKIKRGQILGYVGNTGLSYGPHLHYEVLYNNKFVNPINFFQRDLNNKEYEKLISKATNSSLSLD; this is encoded by the coding sequence GTGTATTTCAATTATCGTTACCCTTTTCTTGACGAAAGTAATCTGCAGAAAGAGAACATTCAGCTAAAAGCCGAATGGCAGGTGCTCAATTCACAGCTTAAAGATGCCTCAAAGCAGTTGACTGAGTTAGAAGACAACGATGACAATAATTTCCGGGTTATTCTCGGTATGGAGCCGCTTTCATCAGAACAGCGTGAAGCCGGTGTCGGTGGTCGTGAAAAAGCAAGCGCTGAAATCGAATATCCATTGATTCGTGATGCCGTAAACATCTCTGAAAAAATCCGCAACAGACTCACGGTTGAGAGTCATTCAATGAATGAACTCAAAAATCAATTGGTAGATAACGAAAAAGAATGGGCCGCCCGTCCTGCCATTCAGCCCATCAACAATAAGCATCTCACTCAACTCTTTTTGGTCTTTGGTAATCGCTTTCATCCGTTGCTAGGTTATTCACGTCCTCATAACGGACTGGATTTTGCAGCTCCTTACAATAGCCCGATTTATGCAACAGGAGATGGCATTGTGACATATGCTAGCGGTGGCACCACCTATGGCAACGTTGTGTTTGTTGATCATGGCTATGGCTTTGAAACTCGTTATGCACACATGACGAAATACATTGTTGGTATTGGTCAAAAAATAAAGCGCGGTCAAATCCTGGGTTATGTTGGCAATACAGGACTTTCATATGGCCCTCATCTTCACTACGAGGTGCTTTACAACAACAAGTTTGTCAACCCGATCAATTTTTTCCAGCGTGATCTGAATAACAAAGAATACGAAAAGCTGATCTCAAAGGCTACGAACTCTTCTTTGTCATTGGATTAA
- a CDS encoding metallophosphatase, with product MKRLHVFIAILFSYFSAAAQVKDTITITGVGDIMMGSNYPNGGNLPPDNGKQLMKAVSSILTSSNVTFGNLEGTLLDQGGIAKTCRDPKLCYAFRSPESYVQNLVDAGFDVMSVANNHAGDFGWEGKQKTEKTLETAGIYFAGQSTKPSVIFKKDGITFGFAAFAPNTGCASIIDLNAAKKIVSRLDSLCDIVIVSFHGGAEGPQQEHVTRKTEVFYSENRGNVYEFAHKVIDAGADIVFGHGPHVTRAVELYKDRFIAYSLGNFCTYGGINVTGVLGLAPIIRVYTDAKGNFFKAKVFSTNQQLLSPVTIDAQKQALKRIQQLSREDFPEKTTFIDDDGWVKKTLR from the coding sequence ATGAAAAGACTTCACGTTTTCATCGCTATTCTATTTTCTTACTTCAGTGCCGCTGCACAAGTAAAGGACACGATTACCATAACGGGTGTTGGCGACATCATGATGGGAAGCAACTACCCTAACGGTGGAAATCTGCCACCTGACAACGGAAAGCAATTAATGAAAGCTGTTTCATCAATCCTGACTAGCAGCAACGTAACCTTCGGCAATCTTGAAGGAACACTACTCGATCAGGGCGGAATCGCCAAGACCTGCCGCGATCCCAAGTTGTGTTATGCCTTTCGGAGCCCTGAATCTTACGTGCAAAACCTGGTGGATGCCGGTTTTGATGTTATGAGTGTTGCAAACAATCACGCTGGTGACTTCGGATGGGAAGGGAAACAGAAAACAGAGAAGACGTTGGAAACAGCAGGCATTTATTTTGCAGGGCAGTCAACCAAGCCAAGTGTGATTTTCAAGAAAGATGGAATAACATTCGGGTTTGCAGCATTTGCGCCAAACACCGGATGCGCAAGTATTATTGATCTGAATGCAGCCAAAAAAATTGTAAGCCGGTTGGATTCTTTGTGCGACATTGTTATTGTTTCCTTTCACGGAGGAGCTGAAGGCCCACAACAAGAACACGTCACTCGTAAGACGGAAGTGTTTTACAGTGAAAACCGCGGTAATGTCTATGAATTCGCTCATAAAGTCATCGATGCAGGAGCAGACATCGTTTTTGGTCATGGCCCGCACGTCACGAGAGCTGTCGAGTTATACAAAGACAGGTTCATTGCGTACAGCCTTGGCAATTTCTGTACTTATGGTGGCATTAATGTAACAGGCGTTCTCGGCTTAGCACCGATTATTAGGGTATATACCGATGCTAAGGGTAATTTTTTTAAAGCAAAAGTTTTTTCTACCAATCAGCAGTTGTTGTCGCCAGTCACCATTGATGCACAAAAACAAGCATTGAAGCGCATTCAACAGCTTTCACGTGAAGATTTCCCTGAAAAAACGACATTCATTGATGATGATGGATGGGTAAAAAAAACACTGCGATGA
- a CDS encoding transcriptional regulator: protein MAYKEKEIEKIYYSIGEVAEQFNVAPSLIRFWESEFDLIQPKKNRKGNRQFTREDIENVRTIYHLVKQKGFTLQGAKEMLRNDSQAVRDKMEMYESLKKIRQFLVEIREKLQ from the coding sequence ATGGCTTACAAAGAAAAGGAAATAGAAAAAATCTACTACTCCATCGGTGAAGTTGCCGAGCAGTTTAATGTAGCCCCCTCACTTATCCGTTTCTGGGAATCTGAGTTCGATCTTATTCAGCCTAAAAAGAACCGCAAAGGAAATCGCCAGTTTACCAGGGAAGACATCGAAAATGTCCGCACGATCTATCACTTAGTAAAACAAAAAGGGTTCACACTTCAGGGCGCTAAGGAAATGCTGAGGAATGACTCACAAGCCGTCCGTGATAAGATGGAGATGTATGAGTCGTTAAAGAAGATTCGCCAATTCCTGGTGGAGATTCGGGAAAAACTTCAGTAG